In one window of Desulfonatronospira thiodismutans ASO3-1 DNA:
- a CDS encoding Crp/Fnr family transcriptional regulator, with product MAGTRHFKANQMIFQENDPGEGFYGIVQGKVKIYKSSPLGKEHILHIFGPGEIFAEVAVFAGRNFPASALCLEDTKLLFFPRKQFRRLISENPDLGLNLLGLLSMRLRNMVGKVEELSLKEVPARLATHLLLIRENLGKDQFDLDLNKSQLAGFLGTIPETLSRVIRKMNEEEYIETAGKKVTLLDISGLEDLAAGNLRL from the coding sequence ATTGCCGGTACCAGACATTTCAAGGCCAACCAGATGATTTTCCAGGAAAACGATCCCGGTGAGGGATTTTACGGGATAGTTCAGGGAAAAGTAAAAATCTACAAATCCTCCCCCCTGGGCAAGGAGCATATTCTGCACATCTTCGGTCCCGGGGAGATCTTTGCCGAAGTTGCCGTTTTTGCAGGCAGAAACTTTCCTGCCAGTGCCCTGTGTCTTGAGGATACCAAACTTCTCTTTTTCCCCCGCAAACAGTTCAGACGCCTTATCAGCGAAAACCCTGACCTGGGCCTGAATCTGCTGGGCCTTTTATCCATGCGCTTGAGGAACATGGTGGGCAAGGTGGAAGAACTGAGCCTCAAGGAGGTACCCGCCAGGCTGGCCACACATCTGTTGCTCATCAGGGAAAACCTGGGCAAAGATCAGTTCGACCTGGATCTGAACAAATCCCAGCTGGCCGGCTTTCTGGGCACCATCCCCGAAACTCTGTCCCGGGTGATACGCAAAATGAACGAAGAGGAATACATTGAAACAGCAGGCAAGAAGGTAACCCTTCTGGATATCTCGGGACTGGAAGATCTGGCCGCAGGCAATCTGAGACTTTAG